From a region of the Streptomyces caniferus genome:
- a CDS encoding AAA domain-containing protein, translating to MTASQESSSPAAKAFDPAAAAAAATDAILHDTLHGSRRGVVVDSPPGAGKSTLVVRAARELAAAGRPLMVVAQTNAQVDDLVLRLAEKDPGLPVGRLHSSEPGPFDPALAELPSVRTSAKAADLAGMDIVVSTAAKWAYTKVDEPWRHAIVDEAYQMRSDALLSVAGLFERALFVGDPGQLDPFSVVGAEQWAGLAYDPSASAVSTLLAHNPDLPQHRLPVSWRLPASAAPLVSAAFYPYTPFRSGTGHGDRRLAFGVPGDGSGVDRVLDEAAESGWGLLELPARRTPRTDPEAVRAVAQVVRRLLDRGGAATSEAQRDPDGGPAVPAPLTAARIAVGTAHRDQAAAVRAALAELGVTGVAVDTANRLQGREFDVTVVLHPLSGRPDATAFHLETGRLCVLASRHRHACIVVCRAGIADLLDEHPSTEPVRLGVTVKFPDGWEANHAVLAHLAEHRVSWRP from the coding sequence ATGACGGCCTCTCAGGAATCCTCCTCCCCCGCGGCCAAGGCCTTCGATCCGGCCGCCGCGGCCGCCGCGGCGACCGACGCGATCCTGCACGACACGCTGCACGGCTCCCGGCGCGGTGTGGTCGTCGACTCCCCGCCCGGCGCCGGCAAGTCCACCCTCGTGGTGCGGGCGGCCCGTGAACTCGCCGCCGCCGGACGCCCGCTGATGGTGGTCGCGCAGACCAACGCCCAGGTCGACGACCTCGTGCTGCGGCTCGCCGAGAAGGACCCGGGGCTGCCGGTCGGCCGGCTGCACAGCAGCGAGCCCGGCCCGTTCGACCCGGCGCTGGCCGAGCTGCCCTCGGTCCGCACGTCCGCGAAGGCCGCCGATCTGGCCGGGATGGACATCGTCGTGTCGACGGCCGCGAAATGGGCGTACACCAAGGTCGACGAGCCCTGGCGGCACGCCATCGTGGACGAGGCCTACCAGATGCGTTCCGACGCGCTGCTGAGCGTCGCCGGGCTCTTCGAGCGGGCGCTGTTCGTCGGCGACCCCGGCCAGCTGGACCCGTTCAGCGTGGTGGGCGCGGAGCAGTGGGCGGGGCTGGCGTACGACCCGTCCGCGAGCGCGGTCTCCACCCTCCTGGCCCACAACCCCGATCTGCCGCAGCACCGGCTGCCGGTCTCCTGGCGGCTGCCCGCCTCGGCCGCGCCGCTGGTGTCCGCCGCGTTCTATCCGTACACCCCGTTCCGCAGCGGCACCGGCCACGGCGACCGCCGGCTGGCGTTCGGGGTGCCGGGCGACGGCTCGGGCGTGGACCGGGTCCTGGACGAGGCCGCGGAGTCCGGCTGGGGCCTGCTGGAACTCCCCGCCCGCCGTACGCCGCGTACGGACCCGGAGGCGGTCCGCGCGGTGGCGCAGGTCGTGCGCCGGCTCCTGGACCGCGGCGGCGCCGCGACCAGCGAGGCCCAGCGGGACCCGGACGGCGGGCCCGCCGTCCCCGCACCGCTCACGGCGGCCCGGATCGCGGTCGGCACGGCCCATCGCGACCAGGCGGCGGCCGTCCGCGCCGCGCTCGCCGAGCTGGGGGTGACGGGGGTCGCGGTGGACACCGCCAACCGTCTCCAGGGCCGCGAGTTCGATGTCACGGTCGTGCTGCACCCGCTCTCCGGCCGCCCCGACGCCACCGCCTTCCATCTGGAGACCGGCCGGCTGTGCGTGCTCGCCTCCCGCCACCGCCACGCCTGCATCGTGGTCTGCCGGGCGGGCATCGCCGACCTGCTGGACGAGCACCCCTCGACCGAGCCGGTCCGCCTCGGCGTCACGGTCAAGTTCCCGGACGGCTGGGAGGCCAACCACGCCGTTCTCGCCCACCTGGCGGAACACCGGGTGTCGTGGCGCCCTTAG
- a CDS encoding bifunctional DNA primase/polymerase, which produces MSEWLPETPRTLAFPTAAYVTLAGADWLASASPHPDEMHTLWATRPAAPSVLPCGTAFDVINAPALFGRRMVDRLWSAGPGSGPVAVHRGRILLFAAPGTAQRLPALLIWEEWATAVPPLLCHGSGDAVTVPPLHPRGRAAREAPRHAAPFPAAEDPSGASASRWLVAPDVRDPWLPGPDVLLWACVRAARSLAAPERESAAQHPVSALTPG; this is translated from the coding sequence ATGAGCGAATGGCTGCCCGAGACCCCCCGCACCCTGGCCTTTCCCACCGCGGCGTACGTCACCCTCGCGGGCGCCGACTGGCTCGCCTCCGCCAGCCCCCACCCGGACGAGATGCACACCCTGTGGGCCACCCGGCCGGCCGCCCCCAGCGTGCTGCCGTGCGGCACCGCCTTCGACGTGATCAACGCCCCGGCGCTCTTCGGGCGGCGCATGGTCGACCGTTTATGGTCCGCCGGTCCCGGCTCGGGGCCGGTGGCGGTGCACCGCGGGCGGATCCTGCTGTTCGCCGCCCCGGGCACGGCCCAGCGGCTGCCCGCGCTGCTGATCTGGGAGGAGTGGGCCACCGCCGTCCCCCCGCTGCTGTGCCACGGCAGCGGCGACGCGGTGACCGTCCCGCCCCTGCACCCCCGCGGCCGGGCCGCCCGGGAAGCACCTCGCCACGCCGCCCCCTTCCCGGCCGCCGAGGACCCGTCCGGCGCGTCCGCCTCCCGCTGGCTGGTGGCGCCGGACGTCCGCGACCCCTGGCTGCCCGGTCCGGACGTGCTGCTGTGGGCCTGTGTGCGCGCCGCCCGCTCGCTGGCCGCCCCCGAGCGGGAAAGCGCAGCTCAGCACCCGGTTTCGGCGCTGACCCCGGGCTGA
- a CDS encoding M6 family metalloprotease domain-containing protein, with amino-acid sequence MPRARTPDGVDRRRLRRVAAVATSLSALIATSIVAGPATASEAALSCALGRTDAHHSEGLDSWNGSYPRPDRPLNAVMIFLSFPDARPSTAPQELSRAYFPATSGFFDRASYGKFRLRPHVHRSWVRMPRSSSSYGIQRDWDAGRRSAYLRDAVSAADPSVDFGRYDVVYFVADPDAPGVDSDATKVVNLEQPMHADDHDLRRFVTVFEQSPPDRNVLAHETGHVFDLPDLYHRPRNGKGDWDTYVGDWDLMGSQFGLAPDPFAWHKWKLGWIADSQVDCVDLTSPALHSLRTLSAPKEPRAQRRPRLLVVRTGTDSALAIEARGAMGNDRSLCTEGVLVYRVHSKTPSGSGPVQVLDGHPGSSACAGTSVYPPLADAPLGVGESLDDAADGVRIQVEGRTADGDWAVKVGRG; translated from the coding sequence GTGCCGCGCGCCCGGACACCCGACGGGGTGGATCGCCGCCGTCTGCGGCGCGTCGCGGCCGTCGCCACCTCTCTGAGTGCGCTCATCGCGACCTCCATCGTCGCCGGACCCGCCACCGCCTCCGAGGCTGCCCTCTCCTGCGCCCTGGGGCGCACCGACGCGCACCACTCCGAAGGCCTCGACAGCTGGAACGGCTCCTATCCGCGCCCGGACCGCCCGCTCAACGCCGTCATGATCTTCCTGTCCTTCCCGGACGCCCGGCCGTCCACCGCCCCGCAGGAACTCTCCCGCGCCTACTTCCCCGCCACCTCCGGCTTCTTCGACCGCGCCTCGTACGGAAAGTTCCGCCTGCGCCCGCACGTCCACCGCAGCTGGGTGCGGATGCCGCGCTCGTCCTCCTCCTACGGGATACAGCGCGACTGGGACGCCGGCCGCCGCTCCGCCTACCTGCGCGACGCGGTCTCCGCCGCCGACCCCTCCGTGGACTTCGGCCGCTACGACGTGGTCTATTTCGTCGCCGACCCGGACGCCCCCGGCGTCGACTCGGACGCCACCAAGGTCGTCAACCTCGAACAGCCGATGCACGCCGACGACCACGACCTGCGCCGGTTCGTCACCGTCTTCGAGCAGAGCCCGCCGGACCGCAATGTCCTCGCGCACGAGACCGGGCACGTCTTCGACCTGCCGGACCTCTACCACCGGCCGCGGAACGGCAAGGGCGACTGGGACACCTACGTCGGCGACTGGGACCTCATGGGCAGCCAGTTCGGCCTGGCGCCCGACCCCTTCGCCTGGCACAAGTGGAAGCTCGGCTGGATCGCCGACAGTCAGGTCGACTGCGTCGATCTGACCAGCCCCGCCCTGCACTCGCTGCGCACGCTGTCCGCCCCCAAGGAGCCCCGGGCCCAGCGCCGGCCGCGCCTCCTGGTGGTCCGTACGGGGACCGACAGCGCACTGGCCATCGAGGCACGCGGTGCCATGGGCAACGACCGCTCCCTGTGCACCGAGGGCGTCCTGGTCTACCGCGTGCACAGCAAGACCCCGTCCGGGTCGGGGCCCGTGCAGGTCCTCGACGGACACCCGGGCAGCTCGGCCTGCGCGGGCACCTCCGTCTACCCGCCGCTCGCGGACGCGCCGCTGGGCGTGGGCGAGAGCCTGGACGACGCCGCGGACGGGGTGCGCATCCAGGTCGAGGGCCGGACGGCCGACGGGGACTGGGCGGTCAAGGTCGGGCGCGGCTGA
- a CDS encoding putative bifunctional diguanylate cyclase/phosphodiesterase, with product MTERNGTTKASTEAGPTPAGRCDDTAASLGDYRATFYAARLAMAVLNRDGLVLAANPAFGELVGADPAELVAATAADLTDLGADPRVWTAYREVLCGRSDRMHCTRRLKHPEGHSVWVEVTVEPLTPEPLSGEERMLLSVADISDRHDLLARLRHLQMHDPVTRLPNRALFFERLSTALETASFEPSGTGRIGLCYLDLDGFKAVNDTLGHRVGDRLLAAVAQRLTRCAEAAADRGSGRAGHLVARLGGDEFALLVEDSTGTDQLAELAQSVLDALQRPFDLAGQRLSVSASIGVVERTATGTTATGLMQAADTTLYWAKEDGKARWTLFDPERNAHRMTRQALSSTLRPAVDRGEFTLEYQPLVGLGDGRAQGVEALVRWRHPQFGTLSPNRFIALAEENGAIVELGRWVLERACHQARAWQLAHPGEPLFVSVNVAVRQVWDSDLVADVAGILAETGLPPRLLQLELTESAVMGSAGRPLQALQALSDMGVRIAIDDFGTGYSNLAYLSRLPVSVLKLDGSFVRGFRSQEHPNPADEMIVEALVALAHRLGLTVTAECVESAEQAERLRRIGCDTGQGWLYSRPVAPDRVEALLDAGRHTGA from the coding sequence GTGACGGAGCGTAACGGTACGACCAAAGCATCCACCGAGGCCGGGCCCACCCCCGCCGGCCGCTGCGACGACACCGCGGCCTCGCTCGGCGACTACCGCGCCACCTTCTACGCCGCCCGGCTGGCGATGGCCGTCCTCAACCGCGACGGCCTGGTCCTCGCCGCCAACCCCGCCTTCGGCGAACTGGTCGGCGCCGACCCGGCCGAGCTGGTCGCGGCCACCGCGGCGGACCTCACCGACCTCGGGGCCGACCCGCGGGTGTGGACCGCCTACCGCGAGGTGCTGTGCGGCCGCAGCGACCGGATGCACTGCACCCGCCGCCTCAAACACCCCGAAGGGCACTCCGTCTGGGTGGAGGTGACCGTCGAGCCGCTGACGCCGGAGCCGCTCAGCGGGGAGGAGCGGATGCTGCTGTCGGTGGCGGACATCAGCGACCGGCACGACCTGCTGGCCCGGCTGCGGCATCTGCAGATGCACGATCCGGTGACCCGGCTGCCCAACCGGGCGCTGTTCTTCGAGCGGCTCTCCACCGCGCTGGAGACCGCCTCCTTCGAGCCGTCCGGCACCGGCCGGATCGGGCTGTGCTACCTCGACCTGGACGGCTTCAAGGCCGTCAACGACACCCTGGGGCACCGCGTCGGCGACCGGCTGCTGGCCGCGGTCGCGCAGCGACTGACGCGGTGCGCGGAGGCCGCGGCGGACCGCGGGTCCGGCCGCGCCGGGCATCTCGTCGCGCGACTGGGCGGTGACGAGTTCGCTCTTTTGGTGGAGGACTCCACCGGCACCGATCAGCTGGCCGAGCTGGCCCAGTCCGTCCTGGACGCGCTGCAGCGGCCGTTCGACCTGGCCGGGCAGCGGCTGTCGGTGTCGGCGAGCATCGGCGTCGTGGAGCGGACCGCCACCGGCACCACCGCGACGGGCCTGATGCAGGCCGCCGACACCACGCTGTACTGGGCGAAGGAGGACGGCAAGGCCCGCTGGACGCTCTTCGACCCGGAGCGCAACGCCCACCGGATGACCCGGCAGGCGCTCTCCAGCACTCTGCGTCCGGCGGTGGACCGCGGCGAATTCACCCTGGAGTACCAACCGCTGGTCGGTCTGGGCGACGGCCGGGCGCAGGGGGTGGAGGCGCTGGTGCGCTGGCGGCATCCGCAGTTCGGGACGCTCTCGCCGAATCGGTTCATCGCCCTGGCGGAGGAGAACGGCGCGATCGTCGAACTGGGCCGCTGGGTCCTGGAACGGGCCTGCCACCAGGCGCGGGCCTGGCAGCTGGCGCACCCCGGCGAGCCGCTGTTCGTCAGCGTCAATGTGGCCGTACGTCAGGTGTGGGACTCCGACCTGGTCGCGGACGTCGCCGGGATCCTCGCGGAGACCGGACTGCCGCCGCGGCTGCTGCAGCTGGAGCTGACCGAGTCGGCGGTGATGGGCTCGGCGGGCCGGCCGCTGCAGGCCCTGCAGGCGCTCAGCGACATGGGCGTACGGATCGCCATCGACGACTTCGGCACCGGCTACTCCAACCTCGCCTACCTCAGCCGCCTCCCGGTCTCCGTCCTGAAGCTGGACGGCTCCTTCGTCCGCGGCTTCCGCTCGCAGGAGCATCCGAACCCGGCGGACGAGATGATCGTGGAGGCGCTGGTGGCGCTGGCGCACCGCCTCGGCCTCACGGTCACCGCCGAGTGCGTGGAGAGCGCCGAGCAGGCCGAGCGCCTCCGCCGCATCGGCTGCGACACCGGCCAGGGCTGGCTCTACTCCCGCCCCGTCGCCCCCGACCGCGTCGAGGCCCTCCTCGACGCGGGCCGCCACACGGGCGCCTGA
- a CDS encoding LLM class flavin-dependent oxidoreductase: MSGESDHTRGSDAALHESGDGIRGTALGTAPVPLSVLDLVTVGAGNTAAGAVRTAVDIARTAERRGFHRYWVAEHHSMPGVASSSPAVLLAHLAAHTERIRLGSGGVMLPNHAPLVIAEQFGTLEAMAPGRVDLGLGRAPGTDGATAAALRRTRQLHEGADEFPQQLAELTRFLDDSFPDGHPYAKIHAVPGPVQATSPGGVQSAHRPPLWLLGSSGFSARLAGSLGLPFAFAHHFSAANTLPALDLYRASFRPSEVLSEPYALIGVAALAAEEEREARRQVMTGALSMVRLRTGRPGLVPSPEEAEAYRFDELERGFVDSWLGNVVHGTPDAVRQGLDDLAKRTGADELMITANAHGGAARLRSYELIADAYGLPRG, translated from the coding sequence GTGAGCGGCGAGAGTGACCACACCCGGGGCAGCGACGCAGCGCTCCACGAGAGCGGCGACGGGATCCGGGGCACGGCCCTGGGCACCGCTCCGGTGCCCCTGTCGGTGCTCGACCTGGTGACGGTCGGCGCCGGGAACACCGCCGCCGGCGCCGTCCGCACCGCCGTCGACATCGCCCGTACGGCCGAACGCCGCGGCTTCCACCGCTACTGGGTCGCCGAGCACCACTCCATGCCCGGCGTCGCCTCCTCCTCGCCCGCGGTGCTGCTCGCCCACCTCGCCGCCCACACCGAGCGCATCCGCCTCGGCTCCGGCGGCGTCATGCTCCCCAACCACGCCCCGCTGGTGATCGCCGAGCAGTTCGGCACCCTGGAGGCGATGGCGCCCGGCCGGGTCGACCTGGGCCTGGGCCGCGCACCGGGCACCGACGGCGCCACCGCCGCCGCGCTGCGACGCACCCGGCAGCTGCATGAGGGCGCGGACGAGTTCCCGCAGCAGTTGGCCGAGTTGACCCGGTTCCTCGACGACTCCTTCCCCGACGGCCACCCCTACGCCAAGATCCACGCGGTCCCCGGGCCGGTCCAGGCCACCTCGCCCGGCGGCGTCCAGTCCGCCCACCGGCCGCCCCTGTGGCTGCTGGGCTCCTCCGGCTTCAGCGCCCGGCTCGCCGGCTCCCTCGGGCTGCCGTTCGCCTTCGCGCACCACTTCTCCGCGGCCAACACCCTCCCCGCGCTGGACCTCTACCGTGCGTCCTTCCGCCCCTCCGAGGTGCTGTCCGAGCCGTACGCCCTGATCGGGGTCGCGGCGCTGGCCGCCGAGGAGGAGCGGGAGGCCCGCCGCCAGGTCATGACCGGCGCGCTCTCCATGGTCCGGCTGCGCACCGGCCGTCCCGGCCTGGTCCCCAGTCCCGAGGAGGCCGAGGCGTACCGCTTCGACGAGTTGGAGCGCGGCTTCGTCGACAGCTGGCTGGGAAACGTCGTCCACGGCACCCCGGACGCCGTCCGCCAGGGCCTGGACGACCTCGCCAAGCGCACCGGCGCCGACGAGCTGATGATCACCGCCAACGCGCACGGCGGCGCGGCCCGCCTGCGCTCGTACGAGCTGATCGCGGACGCGTACGGGTTGCCGCGGGGGTAG
- a CDS encoding maleate cis-trans isomerase family protein encodes MASVGFLYPGYSAEDDYPRLESLLGGGISLPLVHTDIGEDAHRVDALLEMGSAARLAAGVDDLKERGAEAIVWACTSASFVFGWEGAHEQVRELSATAGLPASSTSFAFAHAVQALGARRVAIAATYPDDVAERFHAFLKSAGAEVVSTRGSGIITAAEVGTWGREEVLALARAGDHPDAEVVLLPDTALHTAEHLPALEAELRKPVLTANQVTAWEGLRLLDRTLSCPVLGTLFSRTAQV; translated from the coding sequence ATGGCATCGGTCGGCTTCCTCTACCCCGGCTACTCCGCGGAGGACGACTACCCCCGGCTCGAATCGCTCCTGGGCGGCGGGATCAGCCTGCCGCTCGTCCACACCGACATCGGCGAGGACGCCCACCGGGTCGACGCGCTGCTGGAGATGGGCTCCGCCGCGCGGCTGGCGGCCGGTGTCGACGATCTCAAGGAGCGCGGTGCCGAGGCGATCGTCTGGGCCTGTACGAGCGCCAGCTTCGTCTTCGGCTGGGAGGGCGCCCACGAACAGGTCCGGGAGCTGTCCGCCACCGCCGGCCTGCCCGCCTCCAGTACGTCCTTCGCCTTCGCGCACGCCGTACAGGCGCTCGGCGCCCGCCGGGTGGCGATCGCCGCCACCTACCCCGACGACGTGGCCGAGCGCTTCCACGCGTTCTTGAAGTCGGCCGGCGCGGAGGTCGTCTCGACCCGCGGGAGCGGCATCATCACGGCCGCAGAGGTCGGCACCTGGGGCCGCGAGGAGGTGCTGGCGCTCGCCCGGGCCGGCGACCATCCCGACGCCGAGGTGGTGCTGCTGCCCGATACGGCGCTGCACACCGCCGAGCATCTGCCGGCCCTCGAAGCGGAGCTGCGCAAACCGGTGCTCACCGCCAATCAGGTGACGGCCTGGGAGGGGCTGCGACTGCTCGACCGCACCCTGTCCTGCCCGGTCCTGGGCACCCTCTTCTCGCGGACGGCGCAGGTCTAG
- a CDS encoding maleate cis-trans isomerase family protein yields MDVSFLGGPQPQLGVGVVAPFDFALDRELWRWVPDDVSLHLTRTPFVPVEVSLDLARLVSEHETLHAAVQALCAVSPQVISYACTSGSFVAGVAGERAMCAAMAQAGEVPSLTTSGALIEALREIDARRIAVVTPYTKSVTDSLEDYLGEAGITVTGRAYLGLTRHIWKVPYRDVVDMARAAVVGAADALFISCTNLPTYDVIPQLEAELRMPVLSANQVTMWAALRAIGVQAVGPYQALLDPVARRGPAAMTGSEAQGPGEGLSRATPEAAFAGSPVPPDGEALDGLEPPPYPPEDTGGLPPV; encoded by the coding sequence ATGGACGTCTCTTTTCTGGGTGGCCCACAGCCGCAGCTCGGCGTGGGTGTCGTCGCTCCCTTCGACTTCGCTCTCGACCGAGAGCTGTGGCGCTGGGTCCCCGACGACGTGTCCCTCCACCTCACCCGCACCCCTTTCGTGCCCGTCGAGGTCAGCCTCGATCTGGCCCGTCTGGTCAGCGAGCACGAAACGCTGCACGCCGCCGTCCAGGCGCTGTGTGCGGTATCACCGCAGGTCATCTCCTATGCCTGCACGTCCGGCAGCTTTGTCGCCGGGGTGGCGGGCGAGCGGGCCATGTGCGCCGCCATGGCCCAGGCGGGGGAGGTTCCCTCCCTCACGACATCGGGCGCGCTGATCGAAGCGCTGCGCGAGATCGACGCACGGCGCATCGCCGTGGTCACGCCCTACACGAAATCGGTCACCGACTCCCTGGAGGACTACCTCGGTGAAGCCGGCATCACGGTCACCGGCCGCGCCTACCTCGGCCTGACCCGGCACATCTGGAAGGTGCCCTACCGCGACGTCGTCGACATGGCCCGCGCGGCCGTGGTCGGCGCCGCCGATGCCCTCTTCATCAGCTGTACGAACCTGCCGACCTACGACGTCATCCCGCAGCTGGAGGCCGAGCTCCGGATGCCGGTGCTCTCCGCCAACCAGGTCACGATGTGGGCCGCGCTGCGCGCCATCGGCGTCCAGGCGGTGGGCCCGTACCAGGCACTGCTCGATCCGGTGGCGCGCCGCGGCCCGGCCGCGATGACCGGATCGGAGGCGCAGGGACCGGGCGAAGGGCTGTCGCGGGCGACCCCCGAGGCCGCCTTCGCCGGCTCCCCCGTGCCTCCGGACGGGGAGGCCCTCGACGGCCTGGAACCCCCGCCCTACCCACCCGAGGACACGGGCGGTCTGCCTCCGGTGTGA
- a CDS encoding D-2-hydroxyacid dehydrogenase — MSESTVLVLGSDPPPKLDRLTGRARVIFTDEDSLADRLPTADVLLAWDFTSDAIRRAWPEKGPRPRWVHTASAGVDQLLCPALVADDTLVTNARGVFEQPIAEYVAGLVIAMAKDFYGSWELQRQRRWRHRETLRLAGSRAVVVGSGPIGRAIGTTLLALGVKVDLVGRRERADDPEFGLVHASDALNGLLPQADWVVCAAPLTDATRGLFDKAAFSRMPPRARFINVGRGQLVVEDALIAALREWRIAAAALDVFEQEPLATDNPLWDVPHLIVSPHMSGDTLGWRDALAEQFQDNFDQWAAGEPLHNLVDKRLGYVPVQ; from the coding sequence ATGTCCGAAAGCACCGTCCTCGTCCTCGGTTCCGACCCGCCTCCGAAGCTCGACCGGCTCACCGGCCGGGCTCGGGTGATCTTCACCGATGAGGACTCGCTCGCTGACCGACTCCCTACCGCCGACGTGCTGTTGGCCTGGGATTTCACTTCCGATGCGATCCGCAGAGCCTGGCCGGAGAAGGGCCCCAGGCCCCGCTGGGTGCACACCGCCAGCGCGGGTGTGGATCAGCTGCTGTGCCCGGCACTGGTCGCCGACGACACCCTGGTGACCAACGCCCGGGGCGTTTTCGAGCAGCCGATCGCCGAGTACGTGGCCGGACTGGTGATCGCCATGGCCAAGGACTTCTACGGAAGTTGGGAGCTGCAGCGGCAGCGGCGCTGGCGGCACCGCGAGACGCTGCGGCTGGCCGGCAGCCGGGCCGTCGTGGTGGGCTCCGGGCCGATCGGCCGGGCCATCGGCACCACCCTCCTGGCACTGGGTGTCAAGGTCGATCTGGTCGGCCGCCGGGAGCGCGCGGACGACCCCGAATTCGGCCTCGTCCATGCGAGTGACGCGCTGAACGGTCTCCTGCCCCAGGCGGATTGGGTGGTCTGCGCGGCGCCCCTGACCGACGCCACCCGCGGCCTGTTCGACAAGGCGGCGTTCTCCCGGATGCCGCCGCGGGCCCGGTTCATCAACGTCGGGCGCGGGCAGCTGGTCGTCGAGGACGCGCTGATCGCGGCGCTGCGCGAGTGGCGGATCGCGGCGGCGGCGCTGGACGTCTTCGAGCAGGAGCCGCTCGCCACGGACAACCCGCTGTGGGACGTCCCGCACCTGATCGTCTCGCCCCACATGAGCGGCGACACGCTGGGCTGGCGGGACGCCCTCGCCGAGCAGTTCCAGGACAACTTCGACCAGTGGGCGGCCGGGGAGCCGCTGCACAACCTCGTCGACAAGCGGCTCGGGTACGTGCCGGTGCAGTGA
- a CDS encoding amidase, which yields MTTEPTHLADLTATRLTAGYAAGEFSPVEAARAVLERAEAAQAATNCFTRIDPDEALSGAKESEERWRAGAPAGPVDGVPVTVKDLILTRGVPTLRGSRTVRAEGPWEEDAPSVARLRESGAVFVGKTTTPEFGWKGVTDSPRHGVTGNPYDPGRTAGGSSGGSAAAVALGAGPLSLGTDGGGSVRIPASFCGIFALKATYGRVPLYPASPFGTLAHVGPMTRDAADAALMMEVICGADWRDWSQLGPAGGSFREALAGPVSGLRVAYSPSLGWDVPVAPEVAAAVRRAVDTLAGLGASVEEIDPGIADPVEAFHTLWFSGAARVVQHLDDADRALLDPGLQEICAQGARYSALDYLAAVDTRMALGQAMGRFHSAYDLLVTPTEPITAFEAGAEVPAGSGHTRWTGWTPFTYPFNLTQQPAATLPCGVDGDGMPIGVQLVGARHADALVLRAAHALYEAGTAEIPAPTALKG from the coding sequence ATGACCACCGAACCGACCCACCTCGCCGACCTCACCGCCACCCGGCTCACGGCCGGGTACGCGGCCGGCGAGTTCTCCCCCGTCGAGGCGGCCCGGGCGGTGCTGGAGCGCGCCGAGGCCGCACAGGCCGCGACGAACTGCTTCACCCGGATCGACCCGGACGAGGCGCTGTCGGGCGCCAAGGAATCGGAGGAACGCTGGCGGGCCGGTGCGCCTGCCGGGCCGGTGGACGGGGTGCCCGTCACCGTCAAGGACCTGATCCTCACCCGGGGCGTGCCGACGCTGCGCGGTTCGCGGACGGTACGGGCCGAGGGGCCGTGGGAGGAGGACGCCCCGTCGGTCGCCCGGCTGCGGGAGTCCGGGGCGGTGTTCGTCGGCAAGACCACCACCCCGGAGTTCGGCTGGAAGGGCGTCACCGACAGTCCACGGCACGGGGTGACGGGCAATCCGTACGACCCGGGACGCACCGCGGGCGGCTCCAGCGGCGGCAGCGCGGCGGCGGTGGCGCTGGGCGCCGGACCGCTGAGCCTGGGCACGGACGGCGGCGGCTCGGTGCGCATCCCGGCGTCGTTCTGCGGGATCTTCGCCCTCAAGGCGACCTACGGGCGGGTGCCGCTGTATCCGGCGAGCCCCTTCGGGACGCTGGCGCACGTCGGGCCGATGACCCGGGACGCGGCGGACGCGGCGCTGATGATGGAGGTGATCTGCGGCGCGGACTGGCGCGACTGGTCGCAGCTCGGTCCGGCCGGCGGGTCGTTCCGGGAGGCGCTGGCCGGTCCGGTCTCCGGGCTGCGGGTGGCCTACAGCCCGTCCCTCGGCTGGGACGTGCCGGTGGCCCCGGAGGTCGCCGCGGCGGTCCGCCGGGCCGTCGACACGCTCGCCGGGCTCGGCGCGTCCGTCGAGGAGATCGACCCGGGCATCGCGGATCCGGTGGAGGCCTTCCACACGCTGTGGTTCAGCGGCGCGGCCCGGGTGGTGCAGCATCTGGACGACGCGGACCGGGCGCTGCTCGATCCCGGGCTCCAGGAGATCTGCGCGCAGGGCGCCCGGTACAGCGCGCTCGACTACCTGGCCGCGGTCGACACCCGCATGGCGCTCGGTCAGGCCATGGGCCGCTTCCACAGCGCCTATGACCTGCTGGTGACCCCGACCGAGCCGATCACCGCCTTCGAGGCGGGCGCCGAGGTCCCGGCCGGCTCCGGCCACACCCGCTGGACGGGCTGGACCCCGTTCACCTATCCGTTCAACCTCACCCAGCAGCCGGCCGCGACGCTGCCCTGCGGGGTGGACGGCGACGGGATGCCGATCGGCGTCCAGCTGGTCGGCGCGCGGCATGCGGACGCGCTGGTGCTGCGCGCCGCGCACGCGCTCTACGAGGCGGGGACCGCGGAGATCCCCGCGCCCACCGCTCTCAAGGGGTGA
- a CDS encoding DUF3830 family protein — protein sequence MTDRFIEVSLDKRGVSCTAKLLDDRAPITCNAVWDALPLGGDVYHAKYARNEIYALLPPFAPEEPPLENPTITPIPGDLCYFTFTDTQLGTKSYGYESRAQHQGRSTVVDLALFYERNNLLINGDAGWVPGIVWGSVVDGLDRMADACQDLWRAGALGETLNFRRA from the coding sequence ATGACCGATCGCTTCATCGAAGTCTCCCTGGACAAGCGCGGCGTGAGCTGCACGGCCAAGTTGCTCGACGACCGCGCGCCGATCACCTGCAATGCCGTATGGGACGCGCTCCCGCTCGGCGGCGACGTCTATCACGCCAAATACGCCCGCAACGAGATCTACGCCCTGCTCCCGCCGTTCGCTCCCGAGGAGCCGCCGCTGGAGAATCCGACGATCACTCCGATCCCCGGCGACCTGTGCTACTTCACCTTCACCGACACCCAACTGGGGACGAAGTCCTACGGTTACGAGTCCCGGGCCCAGCACCAGGGCCGCTCCACCGTCGTCGACCTCGCGCTGTTCTACGAGCGCAACAATCTGCTGATCAACGGTGACGCGGGCTGGGTGCCGGGCATCGTGTGGGGCAGCGTCGTCGACGGTCTGGACCGGATGGCCGACGCCTGTCAGGACCTGTGGCGGGCCGGAGCCCTGGGAGAGACCCTCAACTTCCGGCGGGCCTAG